The proteins below come from a single Kitasatospora sp. NBC_00315 genomic window:
- a CDS encoding SigE family RNA polymerase sigma factor, which yields MTVGTARHRAASEEDFVAFATARSGQLYRSAYFLTGGDAHLAEDLVQDTLGQMYTQWHRLQRPSWAGRIDNPAGYARTVLVRAYLTHHRRRSNAERPSQVLPEAPAPEQDAALRLALVDALAQLPPRDRAVVVLRYWEDRSVEETAAIVKDSSAAVRTRCTRALARLRSLLGADLAELVAR from the coding sequence ATGACAGTGGGCACAGCTCGACATCGGGCGGCCTCGGAGGAGGACTTCGTCGCTTTCGCGACGGCCCGCAGCGGGCAGCTCTACCGGTCGGCGTACTTCCTCACCGGGGGCGACGCGCACCTGGCCGAGGACCTGGTGCAGGACACACTGGGCCAGATGTACACGCAGTGGCACCGGCTGCAACGGCCGAGCTGGGCAGGCCGGATCGACAACCCGGCCGGCTACGCCCGGACCGTGCTGGTCCGGGCCTACCTGACGCACCACCGCAGGCGCAGCAATGCCGAGCGGCCCAGCCAGGTGTTGCCGGAGGCGCCGGCGCCCGAGCAGGACGCGGCGCTGCGGCTGGCGTTGGTCGACGCCCTGGCCCAGCTTCCGCCGCGCGACCGGGCGGTGGTGGTGCTCCGTTACTGGGAGGACCGGAGCGTGGAGGAGACCGCGGCGATTGTCAAGGACAGCTCGGCGGCGGTGCGGACCAGGTGCACCCGGGCGCTGGCCCGGCTGCGGTCCCTCCTGGGGGCCGACCTGGCGGAGCTGGTGGCACGGTGA
- a CDS encoding ScbR family autoregulator-binding transcription factor, translating to MQSRAEVTRRAVLEAAARLFNDRGYAGTSISDISCLSGRTSGAIYFHYTSKELLALAVIKEHFATWPRLIEQQATVGRMPLERLLRLSYAVARAFRDDIVVSAGARLWAERRAIDVAMPVPFVDWTDAVRALLEQAAAAGELAPHVKPAQAAHAVVCAFFGLHTVSDALDGRTGIEDDLTDLWHFLLPALQARPDPAALIADVRGPLPRSELPAPAHASN from the coding sequence GTGCAGAGCCGTGCGGAAGTGACCCGACGCGCCGTCCTCGAAGCGGCGGCGCGACTGTTCAACGACCGCGGTTACGCGGGGACGAGCATCAGCGACATCAGTTGCCTGTCGGGCCGTACCAGCGGCGCGATCTACTTCCACTACACCAGCAAGGAACTGCTCGCGCTCGCCGTGATCAAGGAGCACTTCGCCACCTGGCCGCGCCTGATCGAGCAACAGGCGACGGTCGGCCGAATGCCCCTGGAGCGTCTGCTCCGACTGAGCTACGCCGTGGCCAGGGCCTTCCGCGACGACATCGTGGTCAGTGCGGGAGCCCGGCTCTGGGCCGAGCGCAGGGCCATCGACGTCGCCATGCCGGTGCCGTTCGTGGACTGGACGGACGCCGTGCGCGCGTTGCTGGAACAGGCCGCCGCGGCGGGCGAACTCGCGCCCCACGTCAAACCCGCGCAGGCGGCCCACGCAGTGGTGTGCGCCTTCTTCGGGCTGCACACCGTCTCGGACGCCCTGGACGGACGGACCGGCATCGAGGACGATCTCACCGACCTGTGGCACTTCCTGCTCCCCGCCCTGCAGGCGCGCCCGGACCCGGCCGCGCTGATCGCGGACGTGCGCGGCCCCCTGCCCCGGTCCGAGTTGCCGGCGCCCGCCCACGCTTCGAACTGA